The Cloeon dipterum chromosome 3, ieCloDipt1.1, whole genome shotgun sequence genome includes a region encoding these proteins:
- the LOC135940198 gene encoding cuticle protein 19.8-like — MQHLAKCLLVSSVLAVASAGYLPPGKIVDYHSYPKYSFNYGVNDPHTGDQKSQSETRDGDVVKGHYSLVEPDGSVRTVHYTADSLNGFNAHVTKSGPGVHPPPEHKNPVVIPAPAPAIVPAAPAVAIHKPVLVHKPFAFAKPIVVRPALYAPAANPVYAPVAKPVYVKPVEHVYQHQPQHHHQHQPTPIHHHEYVATHYNTLPAAVRYEPTAAYYDGYDRYDSGADFAIHNSQGYDYSY; from the exons ATGCAGCACCTAGCAAAG TGTTTGCTTGTCTCGTCGGTGTTGGCGGTTGCCTCAGCAGGATACCTGCCACCAGGCAAGATCGTCGATTATCAT tcCTACCCAAAGTACTCGTTCAACTACGGAGTAAACGACCCGCACACCGGCGACCAGAAGAGCCAGTCCGAGACCCGTGACGGCGACGTGGTCAAGGGCCACTACAGCCTGGTCGAGCCGGACGGCTCGGTGCGCACCGTCCACTACACCGCCGATTCGCTGAACGGCTTCAACGCGCACGTGACCAAGTCGGGCCCCGGCGTGCACCCTCCACCCGAGCACAAGAACCCGGTGGTCATCCCCGCGCCCGCCCCCGCGATCGTGCCAGCCGCCCCCGCGGTCGCCATCCACAAGCCGGTGTTGGTGCACAAGCCGTTCGCGTTCGCCAAGCCGATCGTCGTGCGGCCGGCGCTCTACGCGCCCGCAGCCAATCCGGTCTACGCGCCCGTAGCCAAGCCGGTCTACGTCAAGCCCGTGGAGCACGTGTACCAGCACCAGCCCCAGCACCATCATCAGCACCAGCCCACCCCGATCCACCACCACGAGTACGTGGCCACGCACTACAACACCCTGCCAGCGGCGGTCAGGTATGAGCCGACGGCCGCCTACTACGACGGCTACGACAGGTACGACAGCGGCGCCGACTTCGCGATACACAACTCGCAAGGATACGACTACTCGTATTAG